The following are from one region of the Haloactinomyces albus genome:
- a CDS encoding NADP-dependent oxidoreductase encodes MPTHTMRAVRLHEHGGPEVLRYDEVPVPEVGPGEVLVRVHAAGVNPPDWYLRDGMSNLPPETRPTFDLPVIPGTDVSGVVEAVAADVDAFTVGDEVFGLLRFPSFDGHAYAEYVAAPASDLALKPAGIDHVHAAGAPMSGLTAWQFLIEVGHDHPSPFQAAKHRPVRLDADVTVLINGAAGGVGHLALQLAEWKGARVIAVASGAHESFLGELGADEFIDYTTSRPEELVHDLDLVLDTVGGPDSTRFLRTLTRGGALFPVFFGEFDDEETAELGVTVSGTQVRSNGAQLAELGRLLDAGTVRVAIDSTFPLADTRAAHERAACGHLQGKIVLTIAQE; translated from the coding sequence ATGCCGACACACACGATGAGGGCGGTCCGGCTCCACGAGCACGGAGGCCCTGAGGTTCTGCGTTACGACGAGGTGCCGGTTCCCGAGGTGGGGCCGGGTGAGGTGCTCGTTCGCGTGCACGCGGCCGGAGTCAATCCTCCCGACTGGTATCTGCGCGACGGGATGTCCAATCTGCCTCCGGAGACGAGGCCGACGTTCGATCTGCCCGTGATTCCGGGGACGGACGTGTCGGGCGTTGTCGAGGCCGTCGCCGCGGATGTGGACGCCTTCACCGTCGGTGATGAAGTCTTCGGCCTCCTTCGCTTCCCCAGTTTCGACGGTCACGCTTATGCCGAGTACGTGGCCGCGCCTGCCTCGGACCTCGCGCTCAAGCCGGCCGGTATCGATCACGTGCACGCCGCTGGCGCGCCGATGTCCGGGCTCACCGCGTGGCAGTTCCTGATCGAGGTCGGGCACGATCACCCCTCGCCGTTCCAGGCGGCGAAGCATCGTCCGGTGCGACTCGACGCCGACGTGACGGTGCTCATCAACGGCGCCGCGGGCGGGGTGGGGCACCTCGCGCTGCAGCTGGCGGAGTGGAAGGGAGCACGTGTCATCGCGGTGGCATCGGGCGCGCACGAATCGTTCCTGGGCGAGCTCGGCGCGGACGAGTTCATCGACTACACCACGAGCCGGCCCGAGGAACTCGTGCACGACCTCGACCTCGTTCTCGACACCGTCGGCGGCCCCGACAGCACACGCTTCCTGCGGACGCTCACCCGCGGCGGGGCCCTGTTCCCGGTGTTCTTCGGTGAGTTCGACGACGAAGAGACCGCCGAACTGGGTGTCACGGTCTCGGGTACCCAGGTTCGTTCGAACGGCGCGCAGCTCGCCGAGCTCGGACGCCTGCTCGATGCGGGCACGGTCCGCGTTGCGATCGACAGTACGTTTCCACTCGCGGATACCCGAGCCGCGCACGAACGTGCCGCGTGCGGGCATCTCCAAGGCAAAATCGTGCTCACAATCGCTCAGGAATGA
- a CDS encoding TetR/AcrR family transcriptional regulator, which produces MSERGYHHGDLRNALLTATTELVRERGARGFSVSEAARRVGVSSSAPYRHFPDRDAMLAAAALAGFIELENRFVNRPTQQGFTDTVAQIAFEYLRFAREDTARFEVMFAHGIDKAEHEDLLRQTSRIQERLEVALGRYLRPDEITRRAAELWSLAHGVSELAIGGNVQHVLPEAQINDLADSLARTWASGIAGVVEDEAAF; this is translated from the coding sequence ATGTCCGAGCGTGGCTATCACCATGGCGACCTGCGCAACGCACTCCTGACGGCGACGACGGAGCTGGTACGCGAGCGCGGAGCGCGAGGGTTCAGCGTGTCCGAGGCCGCCCGCCGTGTGGGGGTATCTTCCTCCGCCCCTTACCGGCATTTCCCCGACCGCGACGCCATGCTCGCGGCAGCAGCCTTGGCCGGTTTCATCGAACTAGAGAACAGATTCGTGAACCGTCCCACGCAGCAGGGGTTCACCGACACGGTGGCGCAGATCGCCTTCGAGTACCTGCGCTTTGCGCGCGAGGACACCGCCCGGTTCGAGGTGATGTTCGCCCATGGGATCGACAAGGCCGAGCACGAAGATCTCCTACGTCAGACCAGCCGAATCCAGGAACGGCTCGAGGTCGCTCTGGGCCGGTACTTGCGGCCGGACGAGATCACCCGACGCGCTGCTGAACTCTGGTCGCTGGCACACGGCGTCTCCGAGCTGGCCATCGGGGGCAACGTCCAGCACGTGCTTCCCGAGGCACAGATCAACGACCTCGCCGATTCGTTAGCGAGGACATGGGCCAGTGGGATAGCTGGCGTCGTCGAAGACGAAGCGGCATTCTGA
- a CDS encoding integrase core domain-containing protein: MIFHSDRGCQYTSAQFAQHCSSLGNRRSLGRTGICWDNAVVESFFGALKRELVHRHRFTTRVQARQAIFVWIQTWYNRRRLHSTLGYASPEQWEHQELPEAA, encoded by the coding sequence GTGATCTTCCACAGCGACCGCGGATGTCAATACACCAGTGCCCAGTTCGCCCAGCACTGTTCTAGCCTGGGGAACCGCCGGTCGCTGGGACGCACCGGGATCTGCTGGGACAACGCCGTCGTCGAGTCGTTTTTTGGGGCACTGAAACGCGAACTCGTGCACCGACACCGCTTCACGACCCGAGTCCAGGCACGCCAGGCCATCTTCGTCTGGATTCAGACCTGGTACAACCGCAGACGACTGCACTCCACCCTGGGCTATGCCAGCCCCGAACAATGGGAACATCAAGAGCTACCCGAGGCCGCATAA
- a CDS encoding aldehyde dehydrogenase family protein, with amino-acid sequence MSIDQAERGTQPTLRRELFIGGSWRPSADGSTTGLTDPTTEKAFGAAAVASPTDVDAAVRAARTAFDEGPWPRLTIVERAEYLRRFADALADDIEPIAQLVMRETGLPRADSLGGTKAMITVLRYYADLADTVTLEERRVGRTGVSTLIEKRPVGVVAQIVPWNSPIVMAAFNLPAALLAGCTVVLKPSELTPLSAGYLADAAVRIGLPAGVLNVVTGPPASSEALVRHPAVNKVAFTGSTTTGRLIAEAAAPGLKHVSLELGGKAAALVLDDAPLARIVDTMVPAMMFNNGQMCLQPSRLLVPRHRQQEITDALAARFAEVVVGAPWDPDTEVGPLISRGQHDKVMGLLASAVDEGGRFVVGGGRPKDLDTGYFVEPTIITDVGPRSRVATEEIFAPVLVVIAYDDEEEAIAIVNDTEFGLNDAVYSADPDRALAMARRMDSGSVNINNGQYLDVAVPFGGVKQSGYGVELGPEGLEAYFHHRVIYLDAEPFHGLG; translated from the coding sequence ATGAGCATCGACCAGGCCGAACGCGGCACCCAGCCCACCCTCCGCAGAGAGCTGTTCATCGGCGGCTCGTGGCGCCCGAGCGCCGACGGCTCCACCACCGGGCTCACCGACCCCACGACCGAGAAAGCCTTCGGCGCTGCGGCGGTTGCGTCTCCGACCGATGTGGATGCAGCCGTACGCGCCGCGCGGACGGCGTTTGACGAGGGCCCCTGGCCGCGGCTGACGATCGTCGAGCGCGCCGAGTACCTCCGCCGGTTCGCCGACGCGCTCGCCGACGACATCGAACCGATCGCGCAGCTGGTGATGCGCGAGACCGGCCTACCCCGCGCCGACAGCCTCGGTGGCACAAAGGCGATGATCACCGTGCTGCGGTACTACGCCGATCTGGCCGACACCGTGACCCTTGAAGAACGCCGGGTCGGCCGTACCGGTGTCTCCACTCTCATCGAGAAGCGCCCCGTCGGGGTCGTCGCCCAGATCGTGCCCTGGAACAGCCCGATCGTCATGGCGGCCTTCAACCTGCCCGCCGCGCTGCTCGCTGGCTGCACAGTGGTGCTCAAGCCCTCCGAGCTCACCCCGCTGAGCGCCGGCTACCTGGCCGACGCCGCAGTGCGTATCGGGCTCCCCGCCGGCGTGCTCAACGTCGTCACCGGTCCGCCAGCGAGCAGCGAGGCACTCGTGCGCCACCCTGCAGTGAACAAGGTGGCTTTCACCGGCAGCACCACCACCGGTCGGCTGATCGCCGAGGCAGCCGCCCCTGGCCTCAAGCACGTCTCCCTTGAGCTAGGAGGCAAAGCCGCAGCCCTGGTCCTCGACGACGCGCCCCTCGCCCGCATCGTCGACACGATGGTCCCCGCGATGATGTTCAACAACGGGCAGATGTGCCTTCAGCCGAGCCGACTGCTGGTTCCCCGCCACCGTCAGCAGGAGATCACCGATGCCCTCGCAGCGAGATTCGCCGAGGTTGTCGTCGGAGCTCCGTGGGACCCCGACACCGAGGTCGGGCCCCTGATCAGTCGCGGCCAACATGACAAGGTCATGGGTCTGCTCGCCTCAGCCGTGGACGAAGGCGGTCGGTTCGTCGTCGGCGGCGGCCGCCCGAAGGATCTCGACACCGGCTACTTCGTCGAGCCCACGATCATCACCGACGTCGGGCCCCGCTCGCGGGTCGCCACCGAGGAGATCTTCGCTCCCGTCCTGGTCGTGATCGCCTACGACGACGAAGAGGAGGCCATCGCCATAGTGAACGACACCGAGTTCGGCCTCAACGACGCCGTCTACAGCGCAGACCCCGATCGTGCACTCGCCATGGCCCGCCGCATGGACAGCGGCAGCGTCAACATCAACAACGGCCAATACCTCGACGTCGCCGTGCCCTTCGGCGGCGTCAAGCAGTCGGGCTACGGTGTCGAACTGGGCCCTGAGGGGCTGGAGGCCTACTTCCACCACCGCGTGATCTACCTGGATGCAGAGCCGTTCCACGGACTCGGGTGA
- a CDS encoding putative quinol monooxygenase codes for MDPPQDEAATTAETQPSVRTALIVAGRPFVPAGDVETFVAESQATYPIAAANPGNVLISFCVEDATLEAVTVLEQWASQETLDRHLATPDVMALCAKWTPYMRNEVRQARRARNERDLRA; via the coding sequence ATGGATCCACCTCAGGACGAGGCGGCCACCACCGCGGAAACGCAACCGTCTGTGCGGACGGCCCTCATTGTTGCTGGTCGGCCCTTCGTTCCCGCCGGGGACGTCGAGACCTTCGTCGCCGAGTCACAGGCGACCTATCCGATCGCTGCAGCGAACCCGGGGAACGTGCTGATCTCGTTTTGCGTGGAAGACGCAACCCTCGAAGCCGTCACGGTACTCGAGCAATGGGCGTCCCAGGAGACGCTCGATCGACACCTCGCTACACCGGACGTCATGGCGCTCTGCGCCAAATGGACCCCCTACATGCGTAATGAAGTGCGGCAAGCACGACGCGCGCGCAATGAGAGAGATCTACGAGCCTGA
- a CDS encoding FAD-dependent monooxygenase: MRKRGLVVGLGVAGMSAAIGLRQAGWTPVIVERAPQRRTGGYFVGLMPEGKRAAVDLGIAEYLHTRNPPEGGKAWSLTRRGNRVPGVGFLHQRGDPAAVVRGDIEAALWRSTCGDAAGEPIDVRFATTPVEIDDTGSDVRVLFEEAGTGAQYREHFDLVVGADGLRSRVRRMVFGPHEDYMTKWDAMVCVFPLQDQVPSFAATDSIISARAGRAVWVFGFADRPPTVLLTYRTEDTRRESTGSTIERLRTVFSDMDDPAVRHTLAALEETPDYLFDSVHQVKKPRWSHGRVALSGDAAWCPNLYSGMGATAALRGGAELGRALLQSPDDPRYRPDHLGSTVAPAHQEAPASRTVEAADVRAVEPSRRGTSLGDPAPRGAQRASEGWRRLAPGHRRGNRECIGRRRCIHHSVPGDELIVAGV; the protein is encoded by the coding sequence GTGCGCAAGCGCGGATTGGTCGTCGGGCTGGGGGTCGCGGGCATGTCCGCGGCGATCGGGTTGCGGCAAGCCGGCTGGACACCGGTGATCGTCGAACGGGCGCCGCAGCGCCGCACGGGTGGTTATTTCGTCGGCCTGATGCCGGAGGGGAAGCGGGCGGCCGTCGACCTCGGTATCGCCGAGTATCTGCACACCCGCAATCCGCCCGAGGGTGGGAAGGCGTGGTCGCTGACCCGGCGCGGGAACCGGGTACCGGGCGTGGGATTCCTGCACCAGCGGGGCGACCCGGCGGCAGTGGTCCGCGGCGACATCGAAGCCGCTCTCTGGCGAAGCACCTGCGGGGACGCGGCGGGCGAGCCCATCGACGTGCGGTTCGCGACGACACCTGTCGAGATCGACGACACCGGCAGCGACGTGCGGGTGCTGTTCGAGGAGGCGGGTACCGGCGCGCAGTACCGCGAGCACTTCGACCTGGTCGTCGGCGCCGACGGGCTGCGCTCGCGCGTGCGCCGCATGGTCTTCGGCCCGCACGAGGACTACATGACGAAGTGGGATGCGATGGTCTGCGTGTTCCCCCTGCAGGACCAGGTACCGTCCTTCGCGGCGACGGACAGCATCATCAGCGCCCGCGCAGGGCGTGCGGTGTGGGTGTTCGGGTTCGCCGACCGGCCCCCCACCGTCCTGCTGACCTACCGCACCGAAGACACCCGGCGGGAATCCACCGGATCCACGATCGAGCGCCTGCGCACGGTCTTCTCCGACATGGACGACCCCGCGGTGCGGCACACCCTGGCGGCCCTGGAAGAGACGCCGGACTATCTGTTCGACTCGGTGCACCAGGTGAAGAAGCCCCGGTGGAGCCATGGACGGGTTGCCCTGTCGGGCGACGCGGCCTGGTGCCCGAACCTCTACTCGGGAATGGGAGCCACAGCCGCCCTCCGAGGCGGTGCCGAACTCGGCAGGGCACTGCTGCAGTCCCCGGACGATCCTCGATACCGCCCTGACCATCTGGGAAGCACGGTTGCGCCCGCCCATCAGGAAGCACCAGCGAGCCGCACGGTTGAAGCAGCAGATGTTCGTGCCGTCGAGCCGTCCCGTCGAGGCACTTCGCTCGGTGATCCTGCGCCTCGGGGTGCACAGCGCGCGAGCGAAGGCTGGCGAAGGCTCGCGCCAGGACATCGGCGTGGAAATCGTGAGTGCATTGGCCGACGCCGGTGTATTCATCACTCCGTGCCTGGTGATGAACTCATCGTTGCTGGGGTATGA
- a CDS encoding AbrB/MazE/SpoVT family DNA-binding domain-containing protein has product MTTPMTTVHMSQQGRVVIPAAYRNRLGITPDTDLVCYVEYGRVVYEERDHMKRRLQREALAAFQGARASPVDEFVAERRDHAQQEQEGER; this is encoded by the coding sequence ATGACAACGCCAATGACGACGGTGCACATGAGCCAGCAGGGACGCGTCGTCATCCCCGCGGCCTACCGGAACCGTCTCGGCATCACACCGGACACAGACCTCGTCTGCTATGTCGAATACGGCCGCGTCGTGTACGAAGAGCGCGATCACATGAAGCGACGCCTGCAGCGCGAGGCGTTGGCCGCCTTCCAAGGCGCGAGAGCCTCGCCCGTGGACGAATTCGTCGCCGAGCGTCGCGACCACGCCCAGCAGGAGCAGGAGGGCGAGCGGTGA
- a CDS encoding TetR/AcrR family transcriptional regulator, which produces MRADAKRNRDHLLAVAGTAIAEHGVDVSLRDIARRAGVVLATLLRHFPTREALLDALLRTSFDELTAKATELETSSSPEDALVCWLRDCVACATEYRGATSLMAAAIEDTESALHASCSAMRAAGARLLTRAQDAGVARTDIDGTDLFALVATLAWLGDQPSLAPRADRLFDVVASAILMSAGSDDPEGGRPRARS; this is translated from the coding sequence ATGCGGGCAGACGCCAAAAGGAACCGCGACCACCTGCTCGCCGTAGCGGGCACCGCCATCGCCGAGCACGGCGTCGACGTGTCACTGCGCGACATCGCACGCAGGGCCGGTGTCGTGCTCGCGACGCTGTTGCGCCACTTCCCGACACGCGAGGCGCTGCTCGATGCCCTGCTGCGCACGAGCTTCGACGAGCTGACAGCAAAGGCAACCGAACTCGAGACGTCGAGCTCGCCCGAGGACGCCCTCGTTTGCTGGCTACGCGACTGTGTCGCGTGCGCAACCGAGTACCGAGGCGCGACATCGCTGATGGCCGCCGCCATCGAGGACACCGAATCCGCGCTCCATGCGTCGTGCTCTGCCATGCGCGCCGCCGGCGCGCGGCTCCTCACCCGTGCCCAGGACGCGGGCGTAGCGCGGACCGACATTGACGGCACGGATCTGTTCGCGCTGGTGGCCACGCTCGCGTGGCTCGGCGATCAACCCTCGCTCGCGCCACGCGCCGATCGCCTCTTCGACGTCGTCGCGAGCGCGATTCTGATGAGCGCAGGAAGTGACGATCCCGAGGGGGGACGCCCTCGGGCCCGGAGCTGA
- a CDS encoding SDR family oxidoreductase, producing the protein MIHTWFITGVSSGFGRELAEQLLSQGKRVAGTARRLEAVADLTADYPDAFNVWHLDVTDTPRIREVVDAAHERFGRLDVVVSNAGYGLFGAAEEATDDQIRHQIDTNLIGSIQLLRAALPHLRADGGGRILQLSSVGGHTAHPGGTLYQAAKWGIEGFTEALAAEVAPFNISVTIVEPGGARTSFAGSSLRLTPKLDAYDVSPSSTVRQALESGVDAPGDPARMAAAMIDNVDQDPAPLRLPLGSDSWTPIVSALESRLEDLRARKDVALSVESAD; encoded by the coding sequence ATGATTCATACGTGGTTCATCACCGGAGTGAGCAGCGGCTTCGGCCGGGAGCTCGCTGAGCAGCTGCTGTCGCAGGGGAAGCGCGTGGCGGGCACCGCTCGTCGTCTGGAGGCGGTGGCCGACCTCACCGCCGACTACCCCGACGCGTTCAACGTGTGGCACCTCGATGTGACCGATACGCCCCGCATTCGGGAAGTCGTGGATGCCGCGCACGAGCGTTTCGGACGACTGGACGTGGTCGTGAGCAACGCCGGCTATGGCTTGTTCGGCGCGGCGGAGGAAGCCACGGATGACCAAATTCGGCACCAGATCGACACGAACCTGATCGGCTCAATCCAGCTCCTCCGTGCCGCCCTCCCGCACCTGCGCGCCGACGGCGGAGGCCGCATCCTGCAACTGTCTTCGGTCGGCGGTCACACGGCGCACCCCGGCGGCACCCTCTACCAAGCCGCCAAATGGGGCATCGAGGGTTTTACGGAGGCTCTTGCAGCAGAGGTTGCCCCGTTCAATATCAGCGTCACCATCGTCGAGCCGGGTGGTGCCCGCACCAGCTTCGCGGGCAGTAGTCTTCGCCTGACTCCCAAGCTTGATGCCTACGACGTCTCCCCGTCCTCCACCGTCCGTCAGGCCCTGGAGTCCGGTGTCGACGCTCCCGGTGATCCCGCACGGATGGCTGCGGCCATGATCGACAACGTGGACCAGGACCCCGCGCCGCTGCGGCTGCCGCTGGGGAGCGATTCGTGGACACCGATCGTCAGCGCGCTGGAAAGTCGGCTGGAAGATCTGCGGGCGCGCAAGGACGTTGCCCTGTCGGTCGAATCAGCCGACTAA
- a CDS encoding SDR family NAD(P)-dependent oxidoreductase, which translates to MRYEGTTALVTGASSGIGAEFARRLAHQGADIVAVARRSDALEELAEGIRSECGRRVQVVPFDLSVDRGGYRLAEQLADAGVRIDTVVNCAGVGLSRALADSAEQEIHRQLRVNVDATVEVSRAFLPQLMESGAGALVNVASLTAYMPVPGMAVYAASKTFVVRFTEALAYETRSTGLTVMALSPGPTATEFYRTAQAPEDGVRFQAPEQVVTAAFRALRRRNPPSSVVSGARNRWIKRLITAMPKDTVLRLADSA; encoded by the coding sequence ATGCGGTACGAGGGAACGACAGCGCTGGTCACGGGGGCCAGCTCGGGGATCGGTGCCGAGTTCGCCCGGCGTCTCGCGCACCAGGGTGCCGACATCGTCGCGGTGGCACGCCGGTCGGACGCGCTCGAAGAACTCGCCGAGGGCATCCGCTCCGAATGCGGGCGGCGGGTGCAGGTCGTTCCGTTCGACCTGTCCGTGGATCGTGGCGGATACCGACTCGCAGAGCAGCTCGCTGACGCAGGGGTGCGGATCGACACCGTCGTCAACTGTGCGGGAGTCGGGCTGAGCCGGGCACTCGCAGACTCCGCTGAGCAGGAGATCCACCGGCAGTTGCGGGTGAACGTCGATGCAACGGTTGAGGTATCTCGCGCCTTTCTTCCGCAGCTCATGGAGTCCGGGGCGGGTGCGCTCGTCAACGTCGCGAGCCTCACCGCCTACATGCCGGTGCCAGGCATGGCGGTATACGCGGCATCGAAGACGTTCGTCGTCCGGTTCACCGAGGCGCTGGCGTACGAGACGCGCTCGACCGGCCTCACCGTCATGGCACTGTCTCCGGGACCGACGGCGACGGAGTTCTACCGCACAGCGCAGGCCCCGGAGGACGGCGTGCGCTTCCAGGCCCCGGAGCAGGTCGTCACGGCCGCGTTCCGGGCGCTGCGGCGCAGAAACCCGCCCAGTAGTGTTGTCTCTGGAGCCCGCAACCGCTGGATCAAGCGGTTGATCACGGCAATGCCGAAGGACACCGTGCTGCGTCTCGCAGATTCTGCCTGA
- a CDS encoding GNAT family N-acetyltransferase, whose translation MASTCDLEPVSVASRQAWFDASHPDHCPIWVGYDSNCPRTVTGYLTFDPFLNGRPGYDVTSDVAVYLHPEHRSLGQGTCLLGEAVAHAPKLGVRTLATTIFAGNEASIRLFLSHGFQERGRLPGVADLGGGVIHDVVFVGRSVGVPRGAAPGHRRATRA comes from the coding sequence ATGGCGAGCACCTGCGACCTGGAACCGGTCAGTGTCGCCTCCCGGCAGGCATGGTTCGATGCCTCACATCCCGACCATTGCCCCATCTGGGTCGGTTACGACTCGAACTGTCCGCGGACAGTGACCGGGTATCTGACCTTCGATCCCTTCCTCAACGGCCGCCCCGGATACGACGTGACCTCGGATGTCGCCGTGTATCTCCATCCCGAACACCGGAGCCTAGGGCAGGGGACCTGCCTGCTGGGCGAGGCGGTCGCGCACGCTCCCAAGCTGGGGGTACGGACTCTGGCCACCACGATCTTCGCCGGTAACGAGGCCAGCATCCGGCTCTTCCTGTCCCACGGCTTCCAGGAGCGGGGACGACTGCCGGGCGTGGCCGATCTGGGAGGTGGCGTGATCCACGACGTCGTCTTCGTCGGACGATCGGTGGGCGTACCGCGCGGTGCAGCGCCCGGCCACCGCCGTGCCACGCGTGCCTGA
- a CDS encoding PIN domain-containing protein has protein sequence MSVVLDASAVLAYLNAGTGQERVSAALDEAVLSAVNWAEVLQRITAVGGDADRIGDGLVALGVSVEPLTVDDARMIGHLWSSTHSAGLSVSDRACLATAYRLGLPVLTADQAWSELDLALDIHLIR, from the coding sequence GTGAGCGTGGTGCTGGATGCCAGCGCCGTGCTGGCCTACCTCAACGCCGGCACCGGCCAGGAGCGCGTGTCCGCCGCCCTCGATGAGGCCGTGCTCTCCGCAGTGAACTGGGCCGAAGTCCTGCAACGGATCACCGCTGTCGGCGGTGACGCGGATCGGATCGGCGACGGACTCGTCGCCCTCGGCGTCAGCGTGGAGCCACTGACCGTCGACGACGCCCGGATGATCGGCCACCTGTGGTCGAGCACCCACAGCGCGGGCCTGTCGGTGAGCGATCGCGCATGCCTGGCCACGGCCTACCGACTCGGACTGCCCGTCCTCACAGCCGATCAAGCCTGGTCCGAGCTGGACCTCGCCCTCGACATCCACCTCATTCGCTAA
- a CDS encoding amidohydrolase family protein, protein MTLRRLLRDPRVRAWLGRQWLDALGSSFSNYPEGRIADVFESVVALHEAGVPVLVGTDASPLTHGGIVHGASVHHEMQMLVDAGLSPTNALQAATRIPAEQFQLTDRGRIELGKRAEIVVVEGDPTTHIVDTLNLRGVWRAGMRLQDEPHQV, encoded by the coding sequence ATGACGCTTCGGCGCTTGCTGCGGGATCCTCGAGTCCGTGCATGGCTCGGCCGGCAGTGGCTCGACGCGCTCGGCAGTAGCTTCAGCAACTATCCCGAAGGCCGGATTGCCGACGTCTTCGAGAGTGTGGTAGCGCTCCACGAAGCCGGAGTCCCGGTCCTGGTCGGTACGGACGCATCCCCATTGACGCACGGCGGAATCGTGCATGGAGCAAGCGTTCATCACGAGATGCAGATGCTCGTCGATGCCGGCCTCAGCCCGACGAATGCACTGCAGGCCGCGACACGGATCCCCGCGGAGCAGTTCCAGCTTACCGACCGCGGGCGTATCGAGCTCGGGAAGAGAGCCGAAATCGTTGTTGTCGAAGGCGACCCCACCACACACATCGTCGACACCCTCAATCTTCGTGGTGTCTGGCGTGCCGGCATGCGCCTGCAGGACGAACCGCACCAGGTCTGA
- a CDS encoding TetR/AcrR family transcriptional regulator — translation MAEAEEEHRAVGRPRSELARRAVLDSAYALLEDEGIDDFSIDAVSRRSGVARTTIYRRWPSKSVLAIDSFLECFRPQLDAARGGDPEENLRALVASLAAALAGPSGRVAASVVAHAQRDAETQRLFRERFSGPLRRESAIVLGAGVASGHFRADLDVERVIDAFVGAVYFRLLVGSSLDRSWVDALCDTLLIGCRARGGHDGGL, via the coding sequence GTGGCTGAGGCAGAGGAAGAGCATCGCGCCGTCGGGCGCCCACGCAGCGAACTGGCTCGGCGGGCGGTGCTCGACTCCGCCTACGCGCTGCTAGAGGACGAGGGGATCGATGACTTTTCCATTGACGCGGTGTCCCGACGGTCGGGTGTAGCACGCACGACGATCTACCGTCGGTGGCCGTCGAAGTCCGTACTGGCGATCGACAGCTTTCTCGAGTGCTTCCGACCACAGCTGGACGCCGCGCGCGGCGGGGATCCGGAGGAGAACCTCCGCGCGTTGGTAGCCTCGCTCGCCGCGGCGCTGGCGGGTCCGTCGGGGCGGGTCGCTGCGTCCGTGGTCGCCCACGCCCAGCGGGACGCCGAGACACAGCGACTGTTCCGTGAACGGTTCTCCGGACCCCTGCGCCGCGAGTCCGCGATCGTTCTCGGAGCGGGTGTGGCCAGCGGGCACTTCCGTGCCGATCTCGACGTGGAACGGGTGATCGACGCCTTCGTCGGGGCGGTCTACTTCCGCCTGCTCGTCGGGAGCTCGCTGGATCGGTCCTGGGTCGACGCCCTGTGCGACACCCTCCTCATCGGCTGTCGGGCCCGCGGCGGACACGATGGTGGACTTTGA
- a CDS encoding TetR/AcrR family transcriptional regulator C-terminal domain-containing protein, whose amino-acid sequence MSTVAKGITRKCIVAAALELLNEKGMDALTVRALASRLDVRAPALYWHVRNKQELLDEMSTVVMRRVTDTLAGIPPRASWRDEVATYARVLRSEYLLHRDGARIFSGTRISDPDVVKAKEPWLARLTAAGFTLAEADDALELVTAFVVGFVIEEQERDQSATTDPARYSLAERDAWLGDDAELVKATGHLRDDGDQRFERQLGIVLDGLAARLRH is encoded by the coding sequence GTGTCAACCGTGGCGAAGGGCATCACGCGGAAGTGCATCGTGGCGGCGGCGCTCGAGCTGCTCAACGAGAAGGGCATGGACGCTCTCACCGTCCGCGCGCTCGCTTCCCGGCTCGACGTCCGAGCCCCTGCGCTGTACTGGCACGTCCGCAACAAGCAGGAACTGCTCGACGAGATGAGCACGGTCGTCATGCGCCGTGTCACCGACACGCTCGCGGGGATCCCTCCCCGGGCGAGCTGGCGTGACGAGGTCGCCACCTACGCCCGCGTCCTGCGCTCGGAGTACCTGCTCCACCGGGACGGGGCCCGCATCTTCAGCGGCACGCGGATCTCCGATCCGGACGTGGTGAAGGCAAAGGAACCCTGGCTCGCGCGCTTGACAGCGGCCGGATTCACGCTCGCCGAGGCGGACGACGCCCTTGAGCTGGTCACCGCCTTCGTGGTCGGCTTCGTCATCGAGGAACAAGAGCGGGACCAGTCGGCCACCACAGACCCCGCCCGTTACTCGCTCGCCGAGCGTGACGCGTGGCTGGGCGACGATGCCGAACTGGTCAAGGCCACCGGACACCTCCGCGACGACGGTGACCAAAGGTTCGAACGGCAACTCGGCATCGTTCTCGACGGGCTCGCGGCCCGCCTGCGCCACTGA